Proteins from a single region of Chryseobacterium sp. T16E-39:
- a CDS encoding nuclear transport factor 2 family protein produces MNKILVIALFFSSFCFGQESENKDIEKPIRDLFLAMKNADPELLRASFAENAILQTIKKEGVVKTESIPDFASSIAKASKGDLDERITIGSINIDGDLASVFTPYQFYYKGNFSHCGANSFQLVKQNNNWKIQYIIDTRRKDNCENIK; encoded by the coding sequence ATGAATAAAATACTTGTTATTGCTCTATTTTTTAGTTCTTTTTGTTTTGGACAAGAGTCTGAAAATAAGGACATTGAAAAACCGATTCGCGATTTGTTTTTAGCCATGAAAAATGCTGATCCTGAATTATTACGCGCTTCTTTTGCTGAGAATGCTATTCTTCAGACTATTAAGAAAGAAGGAGTTGTAAAAACAGAAAGTATACCTGATTTTGCATCTTCCATTGCAAAGGCTTCAAAAGGTGATCTAGATGAGAGAATCACAATAGGATCTATTAACATTGATGGAGATCTGGCAAGTGTCTTTACCCCTTATCAATTTTATTATAAAGGTAACTTTTCCCATTGTGGAGCTAATAGTTTTCAATTGGTGAAACAAAATAATAACTGGAAAATTCAGTACATCATAGATACCAGGAGAAAGGATAATTGCGAAAATATCAAATAA